Proteins from a single region of Ignavibacteria bacterium:
- a CDS encoding T9SS type A sorting domain-containing protein codes for MIAGQVIDDLDGDTSTTLDQKGLKDWKVEMYTTTNVFVDSTRTDNKGYYSFYKLGNNSVTYDVLCDSMYPFSYFANHGTGGVSQIVLGSRKIRVNVNFSSQQGISSNNDFYNLRDPRYATAPQESLIAFTTNKAVRISCTKSPKSKPTWLNVRDTAWVRTDLYNPTNMKLSGLVLGVAQPSTTNGYTILLKKYKIKNASITTTDKSAKTLSKFLPSNKEIENGDWLKPPADARCFNIYNKKPWANEKNLGYQKSPQYKKHPNHLAGELMALRINMMASDIGITPEEFPDLVFMDSTNLSHPFNNFTVWEIADKIDTAMSNCSGSLDYALLDTLARKINTAFKGPVDTISRCPLKVFGNVRLKDVSFLYKPDTLKPRHRYVRNAVISSPLESYELDQNYPNPFNPTTTIRFSISSLSIVELTVFNILGQEVKTILRKQVLEEGAYEFPFDGSPYATGVYFYRLTTYVPKTEQTTSSIRKMLLLK; via the coding sequence GTGATTGCCGGTCAAGTCATTGACGATTTAGACGGCGATACATCTACAACACTTGACCAGAAGGGATTGAAGGATTGGAAAGTTGAGATGTACACAACGACGAACGTATTCGTAGATTCGACGCGAACAGATAATAAAGGTTATTATAGTTTTTACAAATTAGGAAACAATTCTGTTACGTATGATGTTCTGTGCGATTCGATGTACCCATTCAGTTATTTCGCAAACCACGGAACCGGCGGCGTTTCACAAATCGTTCTCGGCTCGAGAAAAATCCGCGTGAATGTGAATTTTTCATCTCAACAAGGAATTTCCTCTAATAATGATTTTTACAATCTTCGCGACCCGCGCTACGCAACCGCTCCGCAAGAAAGTCTTATTGCATTTACGACGAATAAAGCAGTTAGAATTTCATGTACAAAATCTCCCAAATCAAAACCAACGTGGCTCAATGTACGGGATACTGCATGGGTACGAACAGATTTATATAATCCAACGAATATGAAATTATCCGGGTTAGTTCTTGGTGTTGCACAACCAAGCACAACAAATGGATATACCATTCTCCTCAAAAAATATAAAATCAAAAATGCAAGCATTACCACAACGGACAAAAGTGCAAAAACGCTTTCAAAATTTCTTCCTTCCAATAAAGAAATAGAAAACGGAGATTGGCTAAAGCCGCCCGCAGACGCTCGATGTTTTAATATTTACAATAAAAAACCGTGGGCCAATGAAAAAAATCTTGGTTACCAAAAAAGTCCACAGTATAAAAAACATCCCAATCATCTTGCGGGAGAGTTAATGGCGCTTCGCATCAATATGATGGCAAGCGACATCGGTATAACGCCCGAAGAATTTCCCGATTTAGTGTTTATGGACAGCACGAATCTTAGTCATCCATTCAATAATTTTACCGTGTGGGAAATTGCAGATAAAATTGACACAGCGATGAGCAATTGTAGCGGAAGTCTCGATTACGCGCTTCTTGATACACTTGCTCGGAAAATAAACACGGCATTCAAAGGTCCAGTTGATACCATTTCGCGATGTCCATTAAAAGTTTTCGGAAATGTTAGATTGAAAGACGTTTCGTTTCTGTACAAACCAGATACGTTAAAACCAAGACATCGTTACGTAAGGAATGCTGTAATTTCTAGTCCACTTGAATCGTATGAACTCGACCAAAACTATCCAAATCCGTTTAATCCGACAACGACCATACGGTTTTCCATTTCGTCATTATCTATTGTTGAACTTACTGTATTCAACATTCTCGGTCAAGAAGTAAAAACCATTCTCAGAAAACAAGTATTGGAAGAAGGCGCATACGAATTTCCATTCGACGGTTCACCATATGCAACTGGTGTGTATTTTTATCGTTTAACAACGTATGTTCCCAAAACAGAACAAACAACGTCGTCCATTCGAAAAATGCTTTTGCTGAAATAA
- a CDS encoding zf-HC2 domain-containing protein produces the protein MHLKKFKSMYNTHCNEIQSLLPDWIKNKESDEHNQEILLHLSHCDGCKQETMELEQTLTQMKQQYTSPPQQYFITLLPRVHQRIEKKRKQNVYWRTAQAITSLAAIAIVFIFGSLFKTSEKSFDEKLQSITRDINETDLQDFASLDLTEEYLSPAQQEETIFSDDDIEVLQTLVDEHPPLLFTGASALENDEKILLETLSDEDAQFLVSTLEKKFPDNYNRKK, from the coding sequence ATGCATTTAAAAAAATTCAAAAGTATGTACAACACGCACTGCAATGAAATTCAATCCCTTCTCCCGGATTGGATAAAGAACAAAGAAAGCGACGAACATAATCAAGAAATTCTCCTGCATCTTTCACATTGCGATGGTTGCAAACAAGAAACAATGGAGTTGGAACAAACGTTAACGCAGATGAAACAACAATACACTTCTCCCCCGCAACAATATTTTATTACTCTTCTCCCGCGAGTACATCAACGCATCGAAAAGAAACGTAAGCAAAACGTTTATTGGCGCACGGCACAAGCGATAACATCTCTCGCCGCAATAGCGATAGTGTTTATTTTCGGTTCGCTCTTCAAGACTTCCGAAAAATCTTTTGATGAAAAATTACAATCCATTACTCGAGATATCAATGAAACCGATTTACAAGATTTTGCTTCCCTGGATTTGACAGAAGAATATCTTTCTCCTGCGCAACAGGAAGAAACAATATTCAGTGATGACGATATCGAAGTTTTGCAAACTCTTGTAGATGAACATCCGCCTTTACTTTTCACTGGTGCCTCCGCATTAGAAAACGACGAAAAAATTTTATTGGAAACGCTTTCCGATGAAGATGCGCAATTCCTTGTTTCAACATTAGAAAAAAAATTTCCCGACAACTATAACAGAAAGAAATAA
- a CDS encoding BrxA/BrxB family bacilliredoxin translates to MYPETRVQPMRKEVADLGFEEIKTAQEIDSLIASTDGTLFFFINSVCGCSAGSARPALRIAMKNNILPEKKITVFAGNDVEATEQVRKYLVGFAPTSPSMWLLQNRKVVYAIERHHFQTNPPETIAEQLKSAFDRFCKVMA, encoded by the coding sequence ATGTACCCCGAAACTCGTGTTCAACCAATGCGAAAAGAAGTTGCAGATTTAGGATTCGAAGAAATTAAAACTGCACAAGAAATTGATTCCCTCATTGCTAGTACCGACGGAACGTTATTTTTCTTCATCAATTCTGTATGCGGATGTTCAGCAGGGTCTGCTCGTCCAGCGTTACGAATTGCAATGAAAAACAACATATTGCCCGAAAAGAAAATTACCGTGTTTGCCGGCAATGATGTCGAAGCAACCGAACAAGTGCGAAAATACCTTGTAGGGTTTGCTCCCACATCTCCTTCGATGTGGCTTCTCCAAAATAGAAAAGTTGTCTATGCAATTGAACGGCATCATTTTCAAACTAATCCACCGGAAACAATTGCAGAACAATTAAAATCCGCTTTCGATAGATTCTGTAAAGTTATGGCATAA
- a CDS encoding HPr family phosphocarrier protein: MIEKEVTIVNRAGMHTRPAAALVKIASKYQTEFFIYKDGMEINGKSIIGVMTLAAEKGSKLSLRFVGEDESAAATEILALFERGFDEP; the protein is encoded by the coding sequence ATGATAGAAAAAGAAGTAACCATCGTTAATCGCGCAGGGATGCACACGCGACCTGCGGCGGCGTTAGTAAAAATCGCATCGAAATACCAAACAGAATTTTTTATTTATAAAGACGGAATGGAAATTAACGGAAAAAGCATCATTGGCGTAATGACTCTTGCGGCAGAGAAAGGCTCAAAACTCTCTCTGCGGTTTGTCGGAGAAGACGAATCTGCAGCCGCGACAGAAATTCTTGCGTTGTTTGAACGCGGATTTGATGAACCTTAA
- a CDS encoding sigma-70 family RNA polymerase sigma factor has product MSSNHRSQSNEYVETHETRVTAKLTTDEELIALFRSGDVAGFNELVRRYQERVYWIARRIVLDHDDADDVTQDVFVKVYGALKHFRMESEFFTWLYRIAVNISLNKIRAKKVKQFFRINEDDSLPLEVMDESIHPDVLYQKKELQHVVEKAVEKLPKQQRTVFVMRFYDELSYEEIAHLLKRSIGGLKANYFHAFKKIQKYVQHALQ; this is encoded by the coding sequence ATATCATCTAACCATCGTTCACAATCAAACGAATACGTGGAAACACACGAAACACGAGTAACGGCAAAACTTACAACAGATGAAGAACTCATCGCATTATTTCGAAGCGGTGATGTTGCAGGATTCAATGAACTTGTTCGGCGATATCAGGAACGTGTATATTGGATTGCCCGAAGAATTGTTCTTGACCACGACGACGCGGATGATGTTACGCAAGATGTTTTCGTCAAAGTGTACGGCGCATTAAAACATTTCAGAATGGAATCGGAATTTTTTACGTGGCTTTACCGAATCGCCGTCAACATTTCTCTCAATAAAATTCGTGCAAAAAAAGTGAAACAATTTTTCCGTATAAATGAAGACGATTCATTGCCGCTCGAAGTAATGGACGAATCAATACATCCCGACGTACTCTATCAAAAAAAAGAACTGCAACACGTAGTCGAGAAAGCGGTCGAAAAATTACCAAAACAACAACGCACGGTATTCGTTATGCGATTTTATGATGAACTTTCTTACGAAGAAATCGCGCATCTGCTGAAACGCTCGATTGGTGGATTAAAAGCAAATTACTTCCATGCATTTAAAAAAATTCAAAAGTATGTACAACACGCACTGCAATGA
- the rnhA gene encoding ribonuclease HI: MKHITIYTDGACSGNPGPGGWAAILLYGNAQKEISGGYKNTTNNRMELLAVINALSALNEMCKVTLICDSNYVVQAVNKGWLTKWKENNWKRNKREKTLNVDLWLRLLPLLEKHEVTLCWTQGHNDNTYNERCDKLAVAASRKKNLLEDLREHTEEENLV, from the coding sequence ATGAAGCATATTACAATCTATACCGATGGCGCGTGCTCCGGAAATCCTGGACCGGGCGGATGGGCGGCAATTCTTTTGTACGGAAATGCACAGAAAGAAATTTCCGGCGGCTACAAGAACACTACGAATAACAGAATGGAACTTCTTGCAGTCATCAATGCGCTTTCTGCATTAAACGAAATGTGCAAAGTAACGTTGATTTGCGATTCCAACTATGTTGTACAAGCAGTCAACAAAGGATGGTTAACGAAATGGAAAGAAAACAACTGGAAACGCAATAAGCGTGAGAAAACACTCAATGTTGATTTATGGTTACGGTTGCTTCCATTGCTTGAAAAACACGAAGTTACATTGTGCTGGACACAAGGTCATAACGATAATACATATAACGAGCGTTGTGATAAACTTGCGGTTGCGGCGTCGCGAAAAAAAAACTTATTGGAAGATCTCCGAGAACATACAGAAGAAGAGAATCTCGTATAA
- the ptsP gene encoding phosphoenolpyruvate--protein phosphotransferase, translating into MELDNKSSSEIVLHGIGAAPGIAIGCACLFSKNVPQIIERTLHDEEIDTEIERLRSALERSQKELRKILLFAEQKLGDRTKILEAQMMVLEDPILLETLYNRIRNEKKNAEIIVSGEIEKYQQLMLTAHDEYMHERAHDMDDLKLRIVRCLQAQKLISKIERGCIIVSHNLTSADTVILSRNETLAYVTDLGGITSHAALFSRSLNIPAVVGLKDATRFVQNKVPMIVDSYSGTVIINPSPQRISEYESKRKAYMEHERKLSGLRELPAETSDGKRIELAANIDGEEEIEFSLLQGADGVGLLRTENLIVGSEMLPSEEEQYSIYKKISDKMYPHKVVIRTFDVGGDKIAPNSIEEANPFLGWRGIRVSLDDTDVFLTQLKAMLRASSRKNIYILLPMIASLEEVRTSKLWLEKAKEELYQEKIRFDKHIQLGAMIEVPSAVLLIEELAKELDFFSVGTNDLTQYMLAVDRGNPYVSNLFNELHPAVLRSLHQIVTAAHKVGKWVSLCGALGSNPLATSILLGLGFDSISVEPSVLPEIKKIIRSLSLKEARSIAQTALHFTTTRDIEQFLLGILRKEFPEIAERL; encoded by the coding sequence ATGGAACTAGATAATAAATCATCATCAGAAATTGTGCTTCATGGAATTGGAGCCGCACCCGGAATTGCAATTGGCTGTGCGTGTTTATTTTCAAAAAACGTTCCCCAAATCATCGAACGCACGCTTCATGATGAAGAAATTGACACAGAAATCGAGCGATTACGTTCTGCATTAGAGCGATCACAAAAAGAGTTACGAAAAATTTTATTGTTTGCAGAACAAAAACTCGGCGACCGAACAAAAATTCTCGAAGCGCAAATGATGGTGCTTGAAGACCCCATTCTGCTGGAAACGTTATACAACCGCATCCGCAACGAAAAGAAAAATGCCGAAATAATTGTATCGGGAGAAATTGAAAAATACCAACAATTGATGCTTACAGCACACGACGAGTATATGCACGAGCGAGCGCATGATATGGATGATTTGAAACTGCGCATCGTTCGTTGTTTGCAAGCGCAAAAACTTATTTCGAAAATTGAACGCGGCTGTATTATTGTGTCGCACAATCTTACTTCTGCAGATACGGTGATCCTTAGTAGGAACGAAACGCTTGCTTACGTTACGGATTTAGGAGGAATTACTTCGCACGCCGCATTGTTTTCCCGCTCGCTGAATATTCCCGCCGTTGTTGGCTTGAAAGACGCGACGCGTTTTGTTCAGAATAAAGTTCCAATGATTGTTGATAGTTACTCCGGTACAGTTATCATCAATCCATCTCCGCAACGCATTTCCGAATATGAAAGCAAACGTAAAGCGTATATGGAACACGAACGCAAACTTTCCGGACTTCGTGAACTTCCAGCAGAAACTTCCGATGGGAAACGCATAGAACTTGCAGCGAATATTGATGGTGAAGAAGAAATTGAATTTTCCCTTTTGCAAGGTGCGGATGGAGTTGGTTTGCTACGAACAGAAAATTTAATTGTAGGAAGCGAGATGCTGCCAAGCGAAGAAGAACAGTATTCTATTTATAAAAAAATCTCCGACAAAATGTATCCGCACAAAGTAGTGATTCGAACGTTCGATGTTGGCGGAGATAAAATTGCCCCCAACTCCATTGAAGAAGCAAATCCGTTTCTTGGATGGCGCGGAATTCGCGTTTCCTTAGACGATACTGATGTCTTTCTTACACAACTGAAAGCGATGTTGCGCGCAAGTTCAAGAAAAAATATTTATATCCTTCTTCCGATGATTGCAAGTTTGGAAGAAGTGCGCACCTCGAAACTTTGGCTGGAAAAAGCGAAAGAAGAACTGTACCAAGAAAAAATTCGTTTCGACAAACACATTCAATTGGGTGCGATGATTGAAGTTCCTTCCGCCGTGTTGCTCATCGAAGAACTTGCAAAGGAACTGGATTTTTTCAGCGTTGGAACGAATGATTTAACGCAGTATATGCTTGCTGTGGACAGAGGCAATCCGTACGTTTCCAATTTATTTAACGAACTTCATCCGGCGGTGCTGCGTTCGTTACATCAGATTGTTACCGCGGCGCATAAAGTTGGGAAATGGGTTTCGTTGTGCGGGGCGTTGGGAAGTAATCCGTTGGCAACTTCAATACTTCTTGGCTTGGGATTCGATTCAATTAGTGTTGAACCGTCGGTGCTTCCGGAAATCAAAAAAATTATTCGTTCTCTTTCGTTGAAAGAAGCAAGAAGCATTGCACAAACAGCGTTGCATTTTACAACCACGAGAGACATCGAGCAATTTCTCTTGGGAATTTTAAGAAAAGAATTTCCGGAAATTGCAGAACGTTTGTAA